A single region of the Erythrobacter sp. HL-111 genome encodes:
- a CDS encoding cytochrome c oxidase assembly protein codes for MQAIPYCGPAPEPERILAAWNLDPILIAALVALGWALRHQPARVLGGFGLLALAYLSPLCSLSAGLFSARAVHHLVIVFGAAPLLAGALRWRRVPLVPAFALHLCVFWLWHLPAAYEWALASDPAYWSGQLALLGSSMLLWRALSRPDLPVHSAFFALIATVMQMGLLGALLTFAPRAFYSAHFLTSGQYGLSALQDQQVAGLLMWVGSLPLAVLVAGSVLGRLYARLAPRPSS; via the coding sequence GTGCAAGCCATCCCCTATTGCGGCCCCGCACCGGAACCGGAGCGCATTCTCGCCGCCTGGAACCTCGACCCGATCCTGATCGCCGCGCTGGTGGCGCTGGGATGGGCGCTGCGCCATCAACCGGCGCGGGTGCTGGGCGGGTTCGGCCTGCTCGCGCTTGCCTATCTTTCGCCGCTCTGCTCGCTCAGCGCCGGGCTTTTCTCGGCCCGCGCGGTGCATCATCTCGTGATCGTCTTCGGGGCCGCGCCGCTCCTTGCCGGGGCATTGCGCTGGCGGCGCGTTCCGCTCGTCCCCGCGTTCGCCCTGCACCTGTGCGTGTTCTGGCTGTGGCACCTGCCGGCCGCCTACGAATGGGCGCTTGCGAGCGATCCTGCCTACTGGTCGGGGCAGCTCGCCTTGCTGGGATCCTCCATGCTGCTGTGGAGAGCCCTGTCGCGGCCGGACCTCCCGGTGCATTCGGCCTTCTTCGCGCTCATCGCGACGGTCATGCAGATGGGCCTGCTGGGGGCGCTGCTAACCTTCGCTCCGCGGGCGTTCTATTCCGCGCACTTCCTAACGAGCGGGCAATACGGCCTCAGCGCGCTCCAGGATCAGCAGGTGGCCGGATTGCTCATGTGGGTCGGCAGCCTGCCGCTCGCGGTGCTGGTCGCGGGTTCGGTGCTCGGGCGCCTCTATGCGCGGCTCGCGCCGCGACCCTCGTCCTGA
- a CDS encoding SDR family oxidoreductase, translating into MQLKPLEQQTIVITGGSSGIGLATAKLAAQHGARVVIIARDESGLEDAALQVRAAGGPCDTISADVGDRAQVRAAVNTIVDRYGGFDTWVSNAGIAVYSKLEDLDDEDHRKLFETNYWGVVHCATEALPHLKRRGGALITLGSISSQMPAPLLSSYTASKYAVKGYIDSLRLELIHEDAPVSVTLIQPSGINTPFGEHALNRMEDRSRIPPPVYSPEIVARAICRAAEHPTRDEIVGGAGRAMTLLARFAPGLADHLFSAAFFKTARMEGVPKRAEDGGFHRGGGDGKVFGDQDEHMRETSLYTAMRHHPVASVLGLALAVGGLGLALRRR; encoded by the coding sequence ATGCAACTCAAGCCCCTCGAACAACAGACCATCGTCATCACCGGCGGATCGTCCGGTATCGGCCTCGCCACGGCCAAGCTTGCGGCACAGCACGGGGCCCGGGTCGTCATCATCGCCCGCGACGAGAGCGGCCTCGAGGACGCCGCCCTCCAGGTCCGGGCGGCCGGCGGGCCATGCGACACGATCAGTGCCGATGTCGGCGACCGCGCGCAGGTCAGGGCGGCGGTCAACACCATCGTCGACCGTTACGGCGGGTTCGACACCTGGGTGAGCAATGCGGGGATCGCCGTCTATTCGAAGCTCGAGGACCTCGACGACGAGGACCACCGCAAGCTGTTCGAAACCAATTACTGGGGCGTGGTGCATTGCGCGACCGAAGCGCTGCCCCATCTCAAGCGGCGCGGTGGCGCGCTGATCACGCTGGGTTCGATCTCCTCGCAGATGCCCGCGCCGCTCCTGTCGTCCTACACGGCCAGCAAATACGCGGTGAAGGGCTACATCGATTCCCTGCGGCTCGAACTGATCCACGAGGACGCACCGGTCTCGGTCACGCTGATCCAGCCTTCGGGCATCAACACGCCTTTCGGCGAACACGCGCTCAACCGAATGGAGGATCGGTCCCGCATTCCGCCGCCGGTCTATTCTCCCGAAATCGTCGCCAGGGCGATCTGCCGCGCGGCCGAGCATCCTACCCGCGACGAGATCGTCGGCGGGGCGGGGCGCGCCATGACGCTGCTCGCCCGCTTCGCACCCGGTCTCGCCGATCACCTGTTTTCGGCCGCATTCTTCAAGACCGCCCGGATGGAGGGGGTTCCCAAACGCGCCGAGGACGGCGGCTTTCATCGCGGCGGCGGAGACGGCAAGGTTTTCGGCGACCAGGACGAGCATATGCGCGAGACGAGCCTCTACACCGCGATGCGCCATCATCCGGTCGCCTCTGTCCTCGGCCTTGCCCTTGCCGTCGGAGGACTGGGACTGGCGCTGCGCCGCCGCTGA
- a CDS encoding cytochrome c oxidase subunit II → MNRVPGKRDAGGDTEITGFVEPGHARTTRRVPRSCARTARLAAASAPLAAIAGCAGDYSALDPAGPAAERVEALWQAMLWGAAAILAGVMGAVLFAFAAAGREHRFSDRKVLAGWGILFPAVVLGALMGVSFLGGESLLARAGDKDDAIRVRAERWGWSFVYPGGERTEDVLHVPAGREFTVEVSSADVIHSFWVPRLGGKIDAVPGKTNDLTLMADRPGIHRGQCSEYCGIGHAHMNFEVHAHAPADYPAALAAADEQAIADPPPVLDRRAPPAGDTIRRWTDIVLDLFGIT, encoded by the coding sequence ATGAACCGGGTGCCCGGCAAGCGCGATGCGGGAGGAGACACCGAGATCACTGGCTTCGTCGAGCCTGGCCATGCCCGAACAACGCGCCGGGTGCCCCGGAGTTGCGCGCGAACGGCACGGCTCGCGGCGGCGAGTGCGCCGCTCGCCGCAATCGCGGGTTGCGCGGGCGATTACTCGGCGCTCGACCCGGCCGGTCCCGCCGCCGAACGGGTGGAGGCGCTGTGGCAGGCCATGCTGTGGGGCGCGGCGGCGATTCTGGCCGGAGTGATGGGGGCGGTGCTTTTCGCCTTCGCGGCGGCCGGGCGGGAGCATCGCTTCTCCGACCGGAAAGTGCTGGCCGGATGGGGGATCCTGTTCCCCGCCGTCGTGCTCGGCGCGCTGATGGGCGTTTCCTTTCTCGGCGGCGAAAGCCTGCTCGCGCGCGCCGGGGACAAGGACGATGCCATCCGCGTTCGCGCCGAGCGGTGGGGCTGGAGCTTCGTCTACCCCGGAGGCGAACGGACCGAAGACGTGCTGCACGTGCCCGCGGGGCGGGAGTTCACCGTCGAGGTATCGAGCGCGGATGTGATCCATTCCTTCTGGGTGCCGCGCCTGGGGGGAAAGATCGATGCCGTTCCGGGCAAGACCAATGACCTCACCCTGATGGCGGATCGGCCGGGCATCCATCGCGGCCAGTGCTCCGAATATTGCGGGATCGGCCACGCGCACATGAACTTCGAAGTGCACGCCCATGCGCCCGCCGATTACCCGGCCGCGCTCGCGGCTGCCGACGAGCAGGCCATTGCCGACCCGCCGCCGGTGCTCGACCGGCGCGCGCCGCCGGCGGGCGACACGATCCGCCGCTGGACCGATATTGTCCTGGACCTGTTCGGCATCACATGA
- a CDS encoding NUDIX domain-containing protein codes for MTDTPPSEGRREAIPAATIIIFRNGPAGGPPELLMTVRSRNLTFAGGMAVFPGGRVDPADFALGEAVSRETGGALAPDEAAHQIAAVRETLEETGLALGLAGDITAQSAAEARAMLLREGALAPVLDAFGWTLDLSAIAPFARWFPKNEDVPRAYDTRFYLADLGTGAVDVSIDHAENTHLFWTTAAGALEGEARGEIKLIFPTRRNLERLALFASFAEARAHGEAHPVHRITPQVEIRGGVPMVTIPEGIGYPVTAEPVDEAKRR; via the coding sequence ATGACCGACACCCCTCCGTCCGAAGGCCGCCGCGAAGCCATCCCTGCCGCCACCATCATCATCTTCCGCAACGGCCCCGCGGGCGGCCCTCCCGAACTCCTGATGACCGTCCGTTCGCGCAACCTGACCTTCGCGGGCGGCATGGCGGTGTTCCCGGGCGGACGGGTCGACCCGGCGGACTTCGCGCTCGGCGAGGCGGTCAGCCGCGAAACCGGCGGCGCGCTCGCCCCGGACGAGGCGGCGCACCAGATCGCCGCCGTGCGCGAGACGCTCGAGGAAACCGGCCTCGCGCTCGGCCTCGCGGGCGACATCACCGCGCAGAGCGCCGCCGAGGCGCGCGCCATGCTGCTGCGCGAGGGCGCGCTTGCCCCCGTCCTCGATGCGTTCGGCTGGACGCTCGACCTTTCCGCCATCGCACCCTTCGCGCGCTGGTTCCCCAAGAACGAGGACGTGCCGCGCGCCTACGACACGCGCTTCTACCTCGCCGATCTCGGCACCGGGGCGGTCGACGTGTCGATCGATCACGCCGAGAACACGCACCTGTTCTGGACCACGGCCGCGGGCGCGCTCGAAGGGGAGGCGCGCGGCGAGATCAAGCTTATCTTCCCCACCCGTCGCAACCTCGAACGCCTCGCCCTGTTCGCCTCCTTTGCCGAGGCCCGCGCCCACGGCGAGGCCCACCCGGTCCACCGCATCACGCCGCAGGTGGAAATCCGCGGCGGCGTGCCGATGGTCACCATTCCCGAGGGCATAGGCTATCCGGTGACCGCGGAGCCGGTCGACGAGGCGAAGCGAAGGTGA
- a CDS encoding BolA/IbaG family iron-sulfur metabolism protein, which translates to MPMRGDDIKAAIERELPGAEVELTDLAGDDNHWAARVTAPQFAGKSRVQQHKMVYAAFGEKMGGELHALQVTTVVPN; encoded by the coding sequence ATGCCGATGCGAGGCGATGACATCAAGGCCGCGATCGAACGCGAGCTGCCCGGAGCCGAGGTCGAACTGACCGACCTCGCGGGGGACGACAACCACTGGGCCGCGCGCGTCACCGCGCCGCAATTCGCCGGCAAGAGCCGGGTGCAGCAGCACAAGATGGTCTATGCCGCGTTCGGCGAGAAGATGGGCGGCGAACTGCACGCCTTGCAAGTGACGACCGTCGTTCCCAACTGA
- a CDS encoding CopD family protein, whose product MLWLKFLHIAGVSVWVAGLLYLAALLAGHSTVQDQQDFARIRMASRFAYMGLVSPAAFAAVAAGSGLLFLSDALHPWMFAKLGAVVVLVMVQVQYAYVLVHLADEGAREPTLRIAIMVAAIVVAALAILFLVLAKPALGDEILPAWLSEPGFLTRSEDPVSAPARSRLPHRG is encoded by the coding sequence ATGCTGTGGTTGAAATTCCTTCACATCGCGGGCGTTTCGGTGTGGGTGGCGGGCCTTCTCTACCTTGCCGCCCTGCTGGCCGGCCACAGCACGGTGCAGGACCAGCAGGACTTTGCGAGAATCCGCATGGCCAGCCGCTTCGCCTACATGGGTCTCGTCTCGCCCGCCGCCTTCGCGGCGGTGGCGGCGGGAAGCGGGCTGTTGTTCCTGTCCGATGCGCTCCATCCTTGGATGTTCGCGAAGCTGGGCGCGGTCGTGGTCCTCGTCATGGTCCAAGTCCAGTATGCCTATGTCCTCGTCCATCTCGCGGACGAAGGCGCGCGCGAGCCGACCTTGCGGATCGCGATCATGGTCGCGGCGATCGTCGTGGCCGCGCTGGCGATCCTCTTCCTCGTGCTCGCCAAGCCCGCGCTGGGCGACGAAATCCTGCCCGCCTGGCTCAGCGAGCCCGGATTTCTGACACGTTCGGAAGATCCGGTTTCGGCTCCCGCTCGGTCTCGTCTTCCTCATCGAGGATGA
- a CDS encoding DUF1476 domain-containing protein — translation MTDFKDRQRGEEAKFALDQETAFKVAARRNRLLGEWAAGLMNLTEEETDAYKKAVVQADFEEAGDEDVIRKLLGDLTAADANVTEAEIRAKLEEMSIEARRQVVGQ, via the coding sequence ATGACCGATTTCAAGGACCGGCAGCGCGGCGAGGAAGCCAAGTTCGCGCTCGACCAGGAAACCGCCTTCAAGGTCGCCGCGCGGCGCAACCGCCTGCTCGGCGAATGGGCGGCGGGCCTCATGAACCTGACCGAGGAGGAAACCGACGCCTACAAGAAGGCCGTCGTGCAGGCCGATTTCGAGGAAGCGGGCGACGAGGACGTGATCCGCAAGCTGCTGGGCGACCTAACCGCCGCCGACGCGAACGTCACCGAGGCCGAAATCCGCGCCAAGCTCGAGGAAATGTCGATCGAGGCGCGGCGCCAGGTCGTCGGCCAGTAA
- the ctaD gene encoding cytochrome c oxidase subunit I has product MNEGSQHGRALDLHYELTAIYSPPKGRWGFLAATNHTIVGRRFMLTAIAFFLLGGVFAMLIRAQLAGADTAFLEAGDYAQVFTMHGTVMMFLFAIPLIEGFALYMLPKLLGARDLAFPRLSAFGYWCYLAGGLILIFALIAGAAPDSGWFMYTPLSSRPYSPGINSDIWLVGVTVVEVSAVCAAVEIMVTVLKVRAPGMSLHRMPLLAWYLLVTAAMMLAGFPPLILGSIMLELERAFSLPFFDPTRGGDPLLWQHLFWLFGHPEVYIIFLPAAGVVSTILPVFCRRPIVGHDWIIGALIAQAFLSFGLWVHHMFTTGIPHLSLAFFSAASLLVVIPTAIQIFAWLATLLKGRPEPTLPMIWILGFFFVFVTGGLTGVMVAIVPFDWQVHDTHFVVAHLHYVLVGGFVFPVVAGLYYWTSQFTGRRSDRGLGRLAFWTVFAGFNLTFFVMHWTGLLGMPRRVYTYAEGLGWELPNLVSSIGSFILAFGFALIAIDMLVQWRFAPHVASNPWRAGSLEWAMASPVPAYNFASLPEVSARDPLLADEGLAARLAAGKGYLAGASAPGRRETIGVTVLGGRAEQLIVLPDPSFVPLIAALLLVGFALSFLAGFYRGAALLAAAFVGACLRWLWQTGLRGDPDPVDIGHGQSVPLHPAVRGGPGWWGLVFTLVFDATLIASLLFGYVFLLTIAPNWPPPAFVDPDPTVAAASLAGLGALWLGADRAERANRHGGTGDPAAWLVLCGGGGIASGASLLLVPLLLAPPAAEHAYGAAVLMLSATAILHSTLAAIGAVFVLARLRAGYVSATRAGDLVTLRLFCRFAAGAGAVILLAIYLLPLAVRA; this is encoded by the coding sequence ATGAACGAAGGATCGCAGCACGGGCGCGCGCTCGACCTTCATTACGAACTGACGGCGATCTATTCGCCTCCGAAGGGGCGCTGGGGCTTTCTCGCTGCGACCAACCACACCATTGTCGGCAGGCGCTTCATGCTTACCGCGATCGCGTTCTTCCTTCTGGGCGGCGTGTTCGCCATGCTGATCCGCGCCCAGCTTGCGGGGGCCGACACCGCCTTTCTGGAGGCAGGCGATTACGCGCAGGTCTTCACCATGCACGGCACGGTGATGATGTTCCTGTTCGCGATCCCGCTGATCGAGGGCTTCGCGCTCTATATGCTGCCGAAACTCCTCGGCGCCCGCGACCTCGCGTTTCCGCGCCTGAGCGCATTCGGTTACTGGTGCTATCTTGCAGGCGGGCTGATCCTGATCTTCGCCCTGATCGCGGGCGCGGCACCCGACAGCGGCTGGTTCATGTACACCCCGCTTTCCTCCAGGCCCTATTCGCCCGGCATCAATTCCGACATCTGGCTGGTCGGCGTGACGGTCGTCGAGGTGTCGGCCGTGTGCGCGGCGGTCGAAATCATGGTGACGGTGCTGAAGGTCCGCGCCCCGGGCATGTCGCTGCACCGGATGCCGCTGCTTGCGTGGTACCTGCTGGTCACGGCGGCGATGATGCTGGCGGGCTTTCCGCCGCTGATCCTGGGCTCGATCATGCTCGAACTGGAGCGCGCCTTTTCGCTGCCCTTCTTCGATCCCACGCGGGGCGGCGATCCGCTGCTGTGGCAGCACCTGTTCTGGCTTTTCGGTCATCCCGAGGTCTACATCATCTTCCTGCCCGCGGCCGGGGTGGTCTCAACCATCCTGCCGGTTTTCTGCCGGCGTCCGATCGTGGGGCACGACTGGATCATAGGAGCGCTGATCGCGCAGGCATTCCTGAGCTTCGGGCTGTGGGTCCACCACATGTTCACCACCGGCATCCCGCATCTCAGCCTCGCATTCTTTTCCGCCGCCAGTCTGCTGGTGGTCATCCCGACCGCGATCCAGATCTTCGCGTGGCTGGCGACCCTGCTGAAGGGGCGGCCGGAGCCAACGCTGCCGATGATCTGGATCCTGGGCTTCTTCTTCGTCTTCGTGACCGGCGGGCTGACCGGCGTGATGGTGGCGATCGTCCCGTTCGACTGGCAGGTGCACGACACGCATTTCGTGGTCGCCCATCTCCACTACGTGCTGGTGGGCGGCTTCGTCTTCCCGGTGGTCGCCGGCCTGTATTACTGGACGTCGCAATTCACCGGGCGCCGGTCCGACCGGGGGCTGGGCAGGCTCGCGTTCTGGACGGTCTTCGCCGGGTTCAACCTCACCTTCTTCGTGATGCACTGGACCGGGCTGCTCGGCATGCCGCGACGGGTCTACACCTATGCGGAGGGGCTGGGATGGGAACTCCCGAACCTCGTTTCCTCGATCGGCAGTTTCATCCTTGCCTTCGGCTTCGCGCTCATCGCGATCGACATGCTGGTGCAGTGGCGCTTCGCTCCGCACGTGGCGAGCAATCCGTGGCGCGCCGGATCGCTCGAATGGGCGATGGCCAGCCCTGTTCCGGCCTACAACTTTGCCAGCCTCCCCGAGGTATCCGCGCGCGACCCGCTTTTGGCGGATGAAGGTCTCGCTGCCCGGCTCGCCGCCGGGAAGGGCTATCTCGCCGGGGCGAGCGCGCCCGGCCGCCGCGAGACGATCGGCGTCACGGTGCTTGGCGGCAGGGCCGAACAGCTGATCGTGCTGCCGGACCCGAGCTTCGTTCCGCTCATCGCCGCGCTTCTGCTGGTCGGCTTCGCCCTCAGCTTCCTGGCCGGCTTCTACCGGGGCGCGGCGCTGCTTGCGGCGGCGTTCGTCGGGGCCTGCCTGCGCTGGCTGTGGCAGACCGGCCTGCGCGGGGATCCGGATCCGGTCGATATCGGTCATGGCCAGAGCGTGCCGCTCCACCCGGCCGTGCGCGGCGGGCCGGGCTGGTGGGGGCTGGTCTTCACCCTCGTGTTCGACGCGACGCTGATCGCCTCGCTGCTGTTCGGATACGTCTTCCTGCTCACGATCGCGCCGAACTGGCCGCCGCCCGCCTTCGTCGATCCGGACCCCACGGTCGCCGCCGCCTCGCTCGCCGGGCTCGGTGCCCTGTGGCTGGGAGCGGATCGGGCCGAACGGGCCAACCGCCACGGCGGGACGGGCGACCCGGCGGCGTGGCTGGTGCTGTGCGGCGGCGGGGGTATCGCCTCGGGCGCGAGCCTGCTGCTCGTCCCCCTCCTGCTCGCGCCGCCCGCGGCCGAGCACGCCTATGGCGCTGCGGTGCTGATGCTGTCCGCGACCGCGATCCTGCATTCCACGCTCGCGGCGATCGGCGCCGTGTTCGTCCTCGCCCGTCTTCGCGCCGGATATGTCTCGGCGACAAGGGCCGGCGACCTCGTCACCCTTCGCCTGTTCTGCCGCTTCGCCGCCGGTGCGGGCGCGGTGATCCTGCTGGCGATCTACCTCCTGCCGCTGGCGGTGCGCGCGTGA
- a CDS encoding NADPH:quinone oxidoreductase family protein, with product MKAIRTHEVGGPETLTLDEVDAPTPGKGEVLVAVKACAINYPDTLMIRDLYQFKPERPYAPGGEIAGTIEAVGEGVEGYAVGDMVMAGIGNGGLAEKVVVPAGRMFPVPDGVAPEKAASLLMTYGTTIHGLKDRGHIKEGDTVLILGAAGGVGLSAVELAKAFGARVVAAVSSEEKGEVARKAGADAVVIYPKEEMDKAASKELAAKFKEACGPDGANIVYDIVGGQYSEPALRAIAWEGRFLVVGFPAGIAKMPLNLTLLKSCDICGVFWGAFTAREPVRFREQVEELFALLKAGKIDPLVSETFPLERAGDAIARLENREAVGKLVVTM from the coding sequence ATGAAAGCCATCCGCACCCACGAAGTGGGCGGTCCCGAGACGCTCACGCTCGACGAGGTCGACGCGCCCACCCCGGGCAAGGGCGAAGTGCTGGTCGCGGTAAAGGCCTGCGCGATCAATTATCCCGACACGCTGATGATCCGCGACCTTTACCAGTTCAAGCCCGAACGCCCCTATGCGCCCGGCGGCGAGATCGCCGGCACGATCGAAGCGGTCGGCGAAGGGGTCGAGGGCTACGCGGTCGGCGACATGGTCATGGCGGGCATCGGCAATGGCGGCCTTGCGGAAAAGGTCGTGGTCCCGGCGGGCCGGATGTTCCCCGTCCCCGACGGCGTCGCGCCCGAAAAGGCGGCGAGCCTCCTGATGACCTACGGCACGACGATCCACGGCCTCAAGGATCGCGGACACATCAAGGAAGGCGACACGGTGCTGATCCTCGGCGCGGCGGGGGGCGTGGGCCTGTCGGCGGTCGAGCTTGCCAAGGCCTTCGGCGCGCGGGTGGTCGCCGCCGTCTCCTCCGAGGAAAAGGGCGAAGTCGCCAGGAAGGCGGGCGCCGACGCGGTGGTGATCTATCCGAAGGAAGAGATGGACAAGGCTGCCTCGAAGGAGCTCGCGGCGAAGTTCAAGGAAGCCTGCGGGCCGGACGGCGCGAACATCGTCTACGACATCGTCGGCGGGCAATATTCGGAACCCGCCCTGCGCGCCATCGCCTGGGAGGGCCGCTTCCTCGTGGTCGGCTTCCCGGCGGGGATCGCGAAGATGCCGCTCAATCTCACCCTGCTCAAGAGCTGCGACATCTGCGGCGTGTTCTGGGGCGCCTTCACCGCGCGCGAGCCGGTCAGGTTCCGCGAGCAGGTCGAGGAATTGTTCGCGCTGCTGAAGGCGGGCAAGATCGACCCGCTGGTGTCCGAGACCTTCCCGCTCGAACGCGCGGGCGACGCGATCGCCAGGCTCGAAAACCGCGAGGCGGTGGGCAAGCTCGTCGTCACCATGTAA
- a CDS encoding alpha-amylase family glycosyl hydrolase, with translation MGTFTRQAGWWKDGTIYQIYPRSFQDGDADGVGDLAGIRSRLSHLVDLGVDAVWLSPIFASPMKDFGYDVADYRAIDPLFGTMEDFDALLAEAHDLGLKLLLDFVPNHTSDQHRWFEESRSSRDDPRRDWYIWRDPAADGGPPNNWISNFGGPAWHFDERTGQYYHHAFLASQPDLNWRNPEVRAAMFDVMRFWLDKGVDGFRVDVIWHLVKDAQFRDNPPNPSYRPGQPEIERNLQVHSADQPEIHELVTQMRGVVGEYDHRLLIGEIYLPLERLVAYYGEGAESGVHLPFNFLLLQCPWRPRRIAALVREYEEALPAHGWPNWVLSNHDRPRIGARVGERQARIAAMLLLTLRGTPTIYYGDEIGLCDVEIPPDRVQDPWALQEPDASFNRDRARTPMQWSTEPNAGFSPGEPWLPLSRDWRERNVASLCREPGSMLDLHRRLLALRRRERVLREGDYRELAVDDRVFAFERRSGEERVAVILNFTGEEADLPALPDEFSKGERVFSSAPAEGSGGKVPDRLAPDEGIVVKPVGGPS, from the coding sequence ATGGGCACTTTCACGAGACAGGCCGGTTGGTGGAAGGACGGAACGATCTACCAGATCTATCCGCGGTCCTTTCAGGATGGCGATGCGGACGGGGTCGGCGACCTCGCCGGGATCCGCTCGCGCCTTTCGCATCTCGTCGATCTCGGCGTCGACGCCGTGTGGCTGTCGCCAATCTTCGCCTCCCCGATGAAGGATTTCGGCTACGACGTCGCCGATTACCGCGCGATCGACCCGCTGTTCGGCACTATGGAGGATTTCGACGCCCTGCTCGCCGAGGCGCATGACCTGGGGCTCAAGCTGCTGCTCGACTTCGTGCCCAATCACACCTCTGACCAGCACCGCTGGTTCGAGGAAAGCCGTTCCTCGCGCGACGATCCAAGGCGCGACTGGTACATCTGGCGGGATCCGGCGGCAGACGGCGGGCCGCCCAACAACTGGATCAGCAATTTCGGCGGCCCCGCCTGGCATTTCGACGAGCGCACGGGCCAGTATTACCACCACGCCTTCCTCGCCTCGCAGCCGGACCTCAACTGGCGCAATCCCGAGGTCCGCGCGGCGATGTTCGACGTCATGCGCTTCTGGCTCGACAAGGGCGTGGACGGGTTCCGGGTCGACGTGATCTGGCACCTCGTCAAGGACGCGCAGTTCCGCGACAACCCGCCCAACCCCTCCTATCGCCCCGGCCAGCCCGAGATCGAGCGCAACCTCCAGGTCCATTCGGCCGATCAGCCGGAAATCCACGAGCTTGTCACGCAAATGCGCGGCGTCGTCGGGGAATACGACCACCGCCTGCTGATCGGCGAGATCTACCTGCCGCTCGAACGGCTTGTCGCCTATTACGGGGAAGGGGCCGAGAGCGGGGTGCACCTGCCGTTCAACTTCCTGCTGCTGCAATGCCCCTGGCGTCCGCGGCGCATCGCCGCGCTGGTGCGCGAATACGAGGAAGCCCTGCCCGCGCACGGCTGGCCGAACTGGGTCCTCAGCAACCATGACCGCCCGCGGATCGGCGCGCGCGTCGGGGAACGGCAGGCCCGGATCGCGGCGATGCTGCTGCTGACCCTGCGCGGTACGCCCACCATCTATTACGGCGACGAGATCGGCCTTTGCGATGTCGAGATTCCGCCGGACCGGGTGCAGGATCCCTGGGCGCTGCAGGAGCCGGACGCGAGCTTCAACCGCGACCGGGCGCGTACTCCGATGCAGTGGTCGACCGAGCCGAACGCGGGGTTCTCTCCAGGCGAGCCGTGGCTGCCGCTGTCGCGCGACTGGCGCGAACGCAACGTCGCCTCGCTTTGCCGTGAGCCGGGCTCGATGCTCGATCTCCACCGCCGCCTGCTGGCCCTGCGCCGCAGGGAGCGCGTGCTGCGCGAGGGCGATTACCGCGAGCTGGCGGTCGACGACAGGGTCTTCGCCTTCGAGCGACGGTCGGGAGAAGAGCGGGTCGCCGTGATCCTGAACTTCACGGGGGAGGAAGCGGACCTGCCCGCCCTGCCCGACGAATTCTCGAAAGGGGAAAGGGTGTTCTCCTCGGCCCCTGCGGAAGGGAGCGGAGGCAAGGTGCCAGACCGGCTCGCGCCCGACGAGGGTATCGTCGTCAAGCCGGTCGGCGGGCCGTCATGA
- a CDS encoding DUF2231 domain-containing protein, whose product MARLDEASDLGVSSRIALAGHPVHAILVTFPIALIVATLGADIFWWLLADPFFARVGLWTSGWGFGMGLLSAVAGTVELLAGPGIRRNPASWSHAVAAMTLLAIIGANWGWRLADPEAAILPWGLVLSAGGLVMVGIAGWQGGRLVFEHGVGIILDEEDETEREPKPDLPNVSEIRAR is encoded by the coding sequence ATGGCCAGGCTCGACGAAGCCAGTGATCTCGGTGTCTCCTCCCGCATCGCGCTTGCCGGGCACCCGGTTCATGCGATCCTCGTCACCTTCCCGATCGCGCTCATCGTCGCGACTCTCGGAGCGGACATCTTCTGGTGGCTGCTGGCCGATCCCTTCTTCGCGCGGGTCGGCCTGTGGACCAGCGGGTGGGGGTTCGGCATGGGCCTGCTTTCGGCGGTCGCGGGCACCGTGGAATTGCTCGCCGGGCCGGGCATCAGGCGCAATCCGGCCAGCTGGAGCCACGCGGTCGCGGCGATGACGCTGCTCGCGATCATCGGGGCGAACTGGGGCTGGCGCCTCGCCGATCCCGAGGCGGCGATCCTGCCGTGGGGCCTCGTTCTTTCGGCGGGCGGGCTCGTGATGGTCGGCATCGCCGGATGGCAGGGCGGCAGGCTGGTGTTCGAGCACGGCGTCGGCATCATCCTCGATGAGGAAGACGAGACCGAGCGGGAGCCGAAACCGGATCTTCCGAACGTGTCAGAAATCCGGGCTCGCTGA
- the grxD gene encoding Grx4 family monothiol glutaredoxin: MADINSRISSIVGDNDVVLFMKGTPLFPQCGFSNLAVNILDHCGVAYESVDVLQDMEIRQGIKAYSDWPTIPQLYVKGEFVGGSDIMKEMFEAGELQQMLDQHGVAKAS, from the coding sequence ATGGCTGACATCAATTCGCGCATTTCCTCCATCGTCGGCGACAATGACGTCGTCCTGTTCATGAAGGGCACCCCGCTTTTCCCGCAATGCGGTTTTTCGAACCTCGCGGTGAACATCCTCGACCATTGCGGCGTCGCCTATGAAAGCGTCGACGTGCTGCAGGACATGGAGATCCGCCAGGGGATCAAGGCCTATTCGGACTGGCCGACCATCCCCCAGCTTTACGTCAAGGGCGAATTCGTCGGCGGTTCGGACATCATGAAGGAGATGTTCGAGGCGGGCGAACTCCAGCAGATGCTCGATCAGCACGGGGTCGCCAAGGCGTCCTGA